In the genome of Synechococcus sp. CB0101, the window TGTGTTTGGTCTCCAGCTGGTTGTCGTGGAGCAGCGGGTTTGTGTTTGCTCAGGTCCCGCAGGATCCGTCTTCAGGCGTTCGGCCAGCCTCATAAGCGCTAGAGATTTACCCTCCCGGCTCTCAATTAAGCTTGCTGTGGTTTCGGCCACTGCAAGCAGAGCTACGAATACCAGCAGATTGATCGCCAGGAGCTTGCGCATTAGCTAAAGCTTCAGAACAAGCTGTAAATGAAGGGAGCCACAACTGATCCCTTTGTAAACACTAGTAGAGCACCCATTGCCACGAGAGAGAGTATTAGGGGCGCCAGCCAATATTTTTTTCTAACTCTAATAAAATCAAGAAAATCAACTATTAGCTCAAAAATACCCATCATTTGGTTGGTAATTCTAGATTGGGCGCTGGCGCCGAAGAGCTCTTCTGAGGGATTCCTTGATTGCAAGTTAGAGGCACAAAGACAGAAAAAGGGAAGCCAAAAGGCTTCCCTTGTTGATAAAGCCCTGAATGAATCAGGCGAAGTTCGAGGCAGTAAGTGTAGTAAGGTTAACAGACTGGAGGATAATAGAGTTGTTGCTTGCTGCAAGTG includes:
- a CDS encoding DUF5989 family protein, with translation MMGIFELIVDFLDFIRVRKKYWLAPLILSLVAMGALLVFTKGSVVAPFIYSLF